The Deltaproteobacteria bacterium nucleotide sequence GAATCATCTCCTCAAGATCCTTGATCTGTCGGCTGTAAAGACTGATTCGCTCAAGCTGCAGCAGACCACCGCACCGAGCAGTCGGATGGTCAAAGTTATGGACAATCTGCGCCTCACTCAGCCCTTTGATCTCCCCCCGGGAGTAACCAAAAAGACCGTGCTGGAGTAACGTCCGCCTCAAATCGCCATATACGGCCGCTCGCAAGAAAACCAGGCGGTTTCTCCGACGCAAAAGATCCCGAATGGGACGTTTGTCCTTGGGATAGATGTAGGCCTCAGGGATCGCACCAAGCCTCAGAAGCCTCGCCAAGGTGAAGGCATCTCTTCGGTCCGTTTTCACTTTGGCCCCGGTGATCATATACAGACCCAACGTGTGGGCTAACTTCACCTCAAAGCCAGCCTCCTGGAGACCGTCTACAAGCCAATACCAGTTGAGGGTGGATTCCACCACCACAGACGGCCTCGAAGAGAAAGCCTCAAGCTGATCCAAAATGCCTGGAAGNNCAAT carries:
- a CDS encoding IS110 family transposase → MRFYCGIXLPGILDQLEAFSSRPSVVVESTLNWYWLVDGLQEAGFEVKLAHTLGLYMITGAKVKTDRRDAFTLARLLRLGAIPEAYIYPKDKRPIRDLLRRRNRLVFLRAAVYGDLRRTLLQHGLFGYSRGEIKGLSEAQIVHNFDHPTARCGGLLQLERISLYSRQIKDLEEMILATVAEEPSFELLQTIPGVGKILALTIYYEVGDIHRFEGPKQFCSYARVVPGIAQSGHITKRGRGCKQGNGYLKWAFSQAAGLAVRYDSAVRKFRQRHLARRRSKARRLISMSIVAHKLATGAFYVLRDQVPFNEELMFRS